In one window of Cynocephalus volans isolate mCynVol1 chromosome 6, mCynVol1.pri, whole genome shotgun sequence DNA:
- the SECISBP2 gene encoding selenocysteine insertion sequence-binding protein 2 isoform X1: MASEGPRDPEGEGIKLSADVKPFVPRFAGLNVAWSESSEACVFPSCAATYYPFVQGPPVTEQKIYTENMAFGTSSFSPQYSSSEMTLHPYAYSPYTLESTQNVCSVPGSQYDYNQLSCYRGFQTVKPQDEHMCPLPQETKALFKEKTYNEKRTYEEQKFDSKRADGAVSSEIKSAKGSHHLSFHAENSLKSDGYHKRTDRKSRIIAKSGSASKPNFEFTRLDFPELQGPENSNMSEIRKQLRWGPMRSLSTDSSLLEVVRPAALLSEGEIVVKNNNPNVSVTDSAPANSPSCARELSWTPMGYVVRQTLSTELSPAPKNVTSMINLKMVPSSADLKNVSISSCEVLSSDPSYNKEKHIVHPTKKTKESQGGDLEQNEASRKNKKKKEKSKSKYEILTVQEPPRIEDAEEFPSLAVASERRDRVESPKFQSKQQPQDNFKMSGKKSQTPVQLDLGGMLTALEKKQHSQHAKQFSKPVVFSVGAVPVLSKEATSGERGRRFTQVKTPHNPLDSSAPLTKKGKQREVPKAKKPTSLKKIILKERQERKQQRLQENAVSPAFASDSAQDGESGGDNPAPEQAPEQASGPGGMDGSVFSSPLVEDRSEELVGTDLQRDTEACQLPPDHASLPKIHSRRFRDYCSQMLSKEVDTCVTDLLKELVRFQDRMYQKDPVKAKAKRRLVLGLREVLKHLKLKKLKCVIISPNCEKIQSKGGLDDTLHTIIDYACEQNIPFVFALNRKALGRSLNKAVPVSVVGIFSYDGAQDQFHKMVELTMAARQAYKTMLENVRQELAGEPELQAPLGPPMQGPSCSAEDGPLTATGREEPHYIEVWRKHLEAYSQCARELEESLEASTSQMMNLNL; encoded by the exons TCTTCATCCGTATGCCTATTCTCCTTATACCCTTGAGTCTACACAAAATGTTTGCTCAGTGCCTGGCTCCCAGTATGATTATAACCAACTCAGTTGTTACCGAGGTTTTCAAACAGTAAAGCCCCAAGATGAGCACATGTGCCCTCTCCCACAAGAGACGAAAGCTCTGTTTAAG GAAAAAACCTATAATGAGAAAAGAACATATGAGGAGCAAAAGTTTGACAGTAAAAGGGCTGATGGAGCTGTGTCATCTGAGATAAAATCGGCTAAAGGTTCACATCATTTGTCCTTTCATGCTGaaaatagtttgaaatcag ATGGTTATCATAAACGAACAGATAGGAAATCCAGAATCATTGCAAAAAGTGGATCTGCCTCCAAACCTAATTTTGAATTTACCAGATTGGATTTTCCTGAACTGCAGGGTCCAGAGAACAGTAATATGTCAGAGATACGAAAGCAACTCAGGTGGGGCCCTATGCGCTCCTTATCAACTGACAGTTCTCTTCTAGAAGTTGTAAGACCAGCTGCACTGTTGTCAGAG GGTGAAATAGTagtgaaaaataataatccaaatgTATCTGTAACTGATAGTGCTCCTGCCAATTCTCCTTCATGTGCAAGAG AGTTATCTTGGACACCAATGGGTTATGTTGTTCGGCAGACGTTATCTACAGAACTGTCACCAGCCCCTAAAAATGTTACTTCTATGATAAACCTAAAGATGGTTCCTTCATCAGCAGATCTTAAAAATGTTAGTATATCATCTTGTGAAGTTTTATCTTCGGATCCTTCCTACAACAAAGAGAAACATATTGTTCATCCTACTAAAAAG ACCAAAGAATCACAAGGTGGCGACCTTGAACAAAATGAAGCctcaagaaagaataagaaaaagaaagaaaagtctaaaTCAAAATATGAAATCTTGACAGTTCAGGAGCCACCAAGGATTGAA GATGCCGAGGAGTTTCCCAGTCTGGCAGTTGCATCTGAAAGAAGAGACAGAGTAGAGTCACCGAAATTTCAATCTAAACAGCAGCCGCAG gataattttaaaatgagtggAAAGAAGAGCCAGACTCCAGTACAGTTGGATTTGGGGGGAATGCTGACAGCACTGGAAAAGAAGCAGCACTCCCAGCATGCAAAGCAGTTCTCCAAACCAGTGGTGTTTTCAG TTGGAGCGGTGCCAGTCCTTTCCAAAGAAGCCACATCAGGGGAGAGGGGCCGCCGCTTCACTCAAGTGAAGACCCCGCACAACCCCTTGGACTCCAGTGCCCCCCTGACaaagaaagggaagcagagggaggTGCCCAAGGCcaagaagccaacctctctgaaGAAG attattttgaaagAACGGCAAGAGAGAAAGCAGCAACGTCTTCAAGAAAATGCTGTTAGCCCtgcttttgccagtgacagcgcACAAGATGGAGAGAGTGGTGGCGATAACCCAGCCCCCGAGCAGGCCCCTGAGCAGGCCTCAG GTCCAGGTGGGATGGACGGATCAGTCTTTTCCAGTCCTCTGGTTGAGGATAGGTCAGAAGAGCTGGTGGGCACAGACCTCCAGAGAGACACGGAGGCCTGCCAGCTTCCTCCCGACCATGCCAGCCTCCCCAAGATCCACAGCCGGAGATTCAGAGA TTACTGCAGCCAGATGCTTAGCAAAGAAGTGGACACTTGTGTTACAGACTTACTCAAAGAACTGGTCCGTTTCCAAGACCGAATGTACCAGAAAGATCCAGTCAAGGCTAAGGCCAAACGCCGACTTGTGTTGGGGCTGAGGGAAGTTCTCAAACACTTGAAGCTCAAAAAGTTGAAATGTGTCATCATTTCTCCCAACTGTGAGAAGATACAGTCAAAAG GTGGGCTGGATGACACTTTGCACACCATTATCGATTACGCCTGTGAGCAGAACATTCCCTTTGTGTTCGCTCTCAACCGCAAAGCTCTGGGGCGCAGTTTGAACAAGGCGGTTCCTGTCAGTGTAGTGGGGATCTTCAGCTACGATGGGGCCCAG GACCAGTTCCACAAGATGGTTGAGCTGACAATGGCGGCCCGGCAAGCATATAAGACCATGCTGGAGAATGTGCGACAGGAGCTGGCGGGAGAGCCTGAGCTGCAGGCCCCTCTTGGCCCACCCATGCAGGGCCCCAGCTGCTCTGCAGAAGATGGCCCTCTGACCGCCACTGGGAGAGAAGAGCCACACTACA ttgaaGTCTGGAGAAAACATCTGGAAGCATACAGTCAGTGTGCCCGGGAGCTTGAAGAATCATTGGAGGCTTCAACCTCTCAGATGATGAACTTGAATTTATAA
- the SECISBP2 gene encoding selenocysteine insertion sequence-binding protein 2 isoform X3, whose product MAFGTSSFSPQYSSSEMTLHPYAYSPYTLESTQNVCSVPGSQYDYNQLSCYRGFQTVKPQDEHMCPLPQETKALFKEKTYNEKRTYEEQKFDSKRADGAVSSEIKSAKGSHHLSFHAENSLKSDGYHKRTDRKSRIIAKSGSASKPNFEFTRLDFPELQGPENSNMSEIRKQLRWGPMRSLSTDSSLLEVVRPAALLSEGEIVVKNNNPNVSVTDSAPANSPSCARELSWTPMGYVVRQTLSTELSPAPKNVTSMINLKMVPSSADLKNVSISSCEVLSSDPSYNKEKHIVHPTKKTKESQGGDLEQNEASRKNKKKKEKSKSKYEILTVQEPPRIEDAEEFPSLAVASERRDRVESPKFQSKQQPQDNFKMSGKKSQTPVQLDLGGMLTALEKKQHSQHAKQFSKPVVFSVGAVPVLSKEATSGERGRRFTQVKTPHNPLDSSAPLTKKGKQREVPKAKKPTSLKKIILKERQERKQQRLQENAVSPAFASDSAQDGESGGDNPAPEQAPEQASGPGGMDGSVFSSPLVEDRSEELVGTDLQRDTEACQLPPDHASLPKIHSRRFRDYCSQMLSKEVDTCVTDLLKELVRFQDRMYQKDPVKAKAKRRLVLGLREVLKHLKLKKLKCVIISPNCEKIQSKGGLDDTLHTIIDYACEQNIPFVFALNRKALGRSLNKAVPVSVVGIFSYDGAQDQFHKMVELTMAARQAYKTMLENVRQELAGEPELQAPLGPPMQGPSCSAEDGPLTATGREEPHYIEVWRKHLEAYSQCARELEESLEASTSQMMNLNL is encoded by the exons TCTTCATCCGTATGCCTATTCTCCTTATACCCTTGAGTCTACACAAAATGTTTGCTCAGTGCCTGGCTCCCAGTATGATTATAACCAACTCAGTTGTTACCGAGGTTTTCAAACAGTAAAGCCCCAAGATGAGCACATGTGCCCTCTCCCACAAGAGACGAAAGCTCTGTTTAAG GAAAAAACCTATAATGAGAAAAGAACATATGAGGAGCAAAAGTTTGACAGTAAAAGGGCTGATGGAGCTGTGTCATCTGAGATAAAATCGGCTAAAGGTTCACATCATTTGTCCTTTCATGCTGaaaatagtttgaaatcag ATGGTTATCATAAACGAACAGATAGGAAATCCAGAATCATTGCAAAAAGTGGATCTGCCTCCAAACCTAATTTTGAATTTACCAGATTGGATTTTCCTGAACTGCAGGGTCCAGAGAACAGTAATATGTCAGAGATACGAAAGCAACTCAGGTGGGGCCCTATGCGCTCCTTATCAACTGACAGTTCTCTTCTAGAAGTTGTAAGACCAGCTGCACTGTTGTCAGAG GGTGAAATAGTagtgaaaaataataatccaaatgTATCTGTAACTGATAGTGCTCCTGCCAATTCTCCTTCATGTGCAAGAG AGTTATCTTGGACACCAATGGGTTATGTTGTTCGGCAGACGTTATCTACAGAACTGTCACCAGCCCCTAAAAATGTTACTTCTATGATAAACCTAAAGATGGTTCCTTCATCAGCAGATCTTAAAAATGTTAGTATATCATCTTGTGAAGTTTTATCTTCGGATCCTTCCTACAACAAAGAGAAACATATTGTTCATCCTACTAAAAAG ACCAAAGAATCACAAGGTGGCGACCTTGAACAAAATGAAGCctcaagaaagaataagaaaaagaaagaaaagtctaaaTCAAAATATGAAATCTTGACAGTTCAGGAGCCACCAAGGATTGAA GATGCCGAGGAGTTTCCCAGTCTGGCAGTTGCATCTGAAAGAAGAGACAGAGTAGAGTCACCGAAATTTCAATCTAAACAGCAGCCGCAG gataattttaaaatgagtggAAAGAAGAGCCAGACTCCAGTACAGTTGGATTTGGGGGGAATGCTGACAGCACTGGAAAAGAAGCAGCACTCCCAGCATGCAAAGCAGTTCTCCAAACCAGTGGTGTTTTCAG TTGGAGCGGTGCCAGTCCTTTCCAAAGAAGCCACATCAGGGGAGAGGGGCCGCCGCTTCACTCAAGTGAAGACCCCGCACAACCCCTTGGACTCCAGTGCCCCCCTGACaaagaaagggaagcagagggaggTGCCCAAGGCcaagaagccaacctctctgaaGAAG attattttgaaagAACGGCAAGAGAGAAAGCAGCAACGTCTTCAAGAAAATGCTGTTAGCCCtgcttttgccagtgacagcgcACAAGATGGAGAGAGTGGTGGCGATAACCCAGCCCCCGAGCAGGCCCCTGAGCAGGCCTCAG GTCCAGGTGGGATGGACGGATCAGTCTTTTCCAGTCCTCTGGTTGAGGATAGGTCAGAAGAGCTGGTGGGCACAGACCTCCAGAGAGACACGGAGGCCTGCCAGCTTCCTCCCGACCATGCCAGCCTCCCCAAGATCCACAGCCGGAGATTCAGAGA TTACTGCAGCCAGATGCTTAGCAAAGAAGTGGACACTTGTGTTACAGACTTACTCAAAGAACTGGTCCGTTTCCAAGACCGAATGTACCAGAAAGATCCAGTCAAGGCTAAGGCCAAACGCCGACTTGTGTTGGGGCTGAGGGAAGTTCTCAAACACTTGAAGCTCAAAAAGTTGAAATGTGTCATCATTTCTCCCAACTGTGAGAAGATACAGTCAAAAG GTGGGCTGGATGACACTTTGCACACCATTATCGATTACGCCTGTGAGCAGAACATTCCCTTTGTGTTCGCTCTCAACCGCAAAGCTCTGGGGCGCAGTTTGAACAAGGCGGTTCCTGTCAGTGTAGTGGGGATCTTCAGCTACGATGGGGCCCAG GACCAGTTCCACAAGATGGTTGAGCTGACAATGGCGGCCCGGCAAGCATATAAGACCATGCTGGAGAATGTGCGACAGGAGCTGGCGGGAGAGCCTGAGCTGCAGGCCCCTCTTGGCCCACCCATGCAGGGCCCCAGCTGCTCTGCAGAAGATGGCCCTCTGACCGCCACTGGGAGAGAAGAGCCACACTACA ttgaaGTCTGGAGAAAACATCTGGAAGCATACAGTCAGTGTGCCCGGGAGCTTGAAGAATCATTGGAGGCTTCAACCTCTCAGATGATGAACTTGAATTTATAA
- the SECISBP2 gene encoding selenocysteine insertion sequence-binding protein 2 isoform X4, which produces MGYVVRQTLSTELSPAPKNVTSMINLKMVPSSADLKNVSISSCEVLSSDPSYNKEKHIVHPTKKTKESQGGDLEQNEASRKNKKKKEKSKSKYEILTVQEPPRIEDAEEFPSLAVASERRDRVESPKFQSKQQPQDNFKMSGKKSQTPVQLDLGGMLTALEKKQHSQHAKQFSKPVVFSVGAVPVLSKEATSGERGRRFTQVKTPHNPLDSSAPLTKKGKQREVPKAKKPTSLKKIILKERQERKQQRLQENAVSPAFASDSAQDGESGGDNPAPEQAPEQASGPGGMDGSVFSSPLVEDRSEELVGTDLQRDTEACQLPPDHASLPKIHSRRFRDYCSQMLSKEVDTCVTDLLKELVRFQDRMYQKDPVKAKAKRRLVLGLREVLKHLKLKKLKCVIISPNCEKIQSKGGLDDTLHTIIDYACEQNIPFVFALNRKALGRSLNKAVPVSVVGIFSYDGAQDQFHKMVELTMAARQAYKTMLENVRQELAGEPELQAPLGPPMQGPSCSAEDGPLTATGREEPHYIEVWRKHLEAYSQCARELEESLEASTSQMMNLNL; this is translated from the exons ATGGGTTATGTTGTTCGGCAGACGTTATCTACAGAACTGTCACCAGCCCCTAAAAATGTTACTTCTATGATAAACCTAAAGATGGTTCCTTCATCAGCAGATCTTAAAAATGTTAGTATATCATCTTGTGAAGTTTTATCTTCGGATCCTTCCTACAACAAAGAGAAACATATTGTTCATCCTACTAAAAAG ACCAAAGAATCACAAGGTGGCGACCTTGAACAAAATGAAGCctcaagaaagaataagaaaaagaaagaaaagtctaaaTCAAAATATGAAATCTTGACAGTTCAGGAGCCACCAAGGATTGAA GATGCCGAGGAGTTTCCCAGTCTGGCAGTTGCATCTGAAAGAAGAGACAGAGTAGAGTCACCGAAATTTCAATCTAAACAGCAGCCGCAG gataattttaaaatgagtggAAAGAAGAGCCAGACTCCAGTACAGTTGGATTTGGGGGGAATGCTGACAGCACTGGAAAAGAAGCAGCACTCCCAGCATGCAAAGCAGTTCTCCAAACCAGTGGTGTTTTCAG TTGGAGCGGTGCCAGTCCTTTCCAAAGAAGCCACATCAGGGGAGAGGGGCCGCCGCTTCACTCAAGTGAAGACCCCGCACAACCCCTTGGACTCCAGTGCCCCCCTGACaaagaaagggaagcagagggaggTGCCCAAGGCcaagaagccaacctctctgaaGAAG attattttgaaagAACGGCAAGAGAGAAAGCAGCAACGTCTTCAAGAAAATGCTGTTAGCCCtgcttttgccagtgacagcgcACAAGATGGAGAGAGTGGTGGCGATAACCCAGCCCCCGAGCAGGCCCCTGAGCAGGCCTCAG GTCCAGGTGGGATGGACGGATCAGTCTTTTCCAGTCCTCTGGTTGAGGATAGGTCAGAAGAGCTGGTGGGCACAGACCTCCAGAGAGACACGGAGGCCTGCCAGCTTCCTCCCGACCATGCCAGCCTCCCCAAGATCCACAGCCGGAGATTCAGAGA TTACTGCAGCCAGATGCTTAGCAAAGAAGTGGACACTTGTGTTACAGACTTACTCAAAGAACTGGTCCGTTTCCAAGACCGAATGTACCAGAAAGATCCAGTCAAGGCTAAGGCCAAACGCCGACTTGTGTTGGGGCTGAGGGAAGTTCTCAAACACTTGAAGCTCAAAAAGTTGAAATGTGTCATCATTTCTCCCAACTGTGAGAAGATACAGTCAAAAG GTGGGCTGGATGACACTTTGCACACCATTATCGATTACGCCTGTGAGCAGAACATTCCCTTTGTGTTCGCTCTCAACCGCAAAGCTCTGGGGCGCAGTTTGAACAAGGCGGTTCCTGTCAGTGTAGTGGGGATCTTCAGCTACGATGGGGCCCAG GACCAGTTCCACAAGATGGTTGAGCTGACAATGGCGGCCCGGCAAGCATATAAGACCATGCTGGAGAATGTGCGACAGGAGCTGGCGGGAGAGCCTGAGCTGCAGGCCCCTCTTGGCCCACCCATGCAGGGCCCCAGCTGCTCTGCAGAAGATGGCCCTCTGACCGCCACTGGGAGAGAAGAGCCACACTACA ttgaaGTCTGGAGAAAACATCTGGAAGCATACAGTCAGTGTGCCCGGGAGCTTGAAGAATCATTGGAGGCTTCAACCTCTCAGATGATGAACTTGAATTTATAA